A single window of Streptomyces cathayae DNA harbors:
- a CDS encoding S1 family peptidase — MTGAGIAALVAAGVTFQTANASETPEVSTPRTLSIAAAGNLASTLVEDLGADAAGTYYDAKSKSLVVNVLDEAAAETVEAAGAEARVVANSLAELKSARTTLTQDATIPGTSWVTDPTTNKVVVTADRTVSEAEWATLTKVVDGLGAKAELQRTKDEFKTFVAGGDAITGNGGRCSLGFNVTKGGEPFFLTAGHCTEGISTWSDSSGTVIGENEASSFPGDDYGLVKYTADVDRPSEVNLYDGSTQAISGAAEATVGMQVTRSGSTTQVHSGTVTGLDATVNYGNGDIVNGLIQTDVCAEPGDSGGSLFSGSSAVGLTSGGSGNCTSGGTTFFQSVTEALSATGTRIG, encoded by the coding sequence ATGACGGGTGCGGGCATCGCCGCGCTGGTCGCCGCGGGAGTCACCTTTCAGACTGCGAACGCCAGTGAGACCCCGGAGGTCTCCACGCCCCGGACTCTCTCGATCGCGGCGGCCGGAAACCTCGCCTCGACGCTCGTCGAGGACCTCGGCGCCGACGCGGCGGGAACGTACTACGACGCGAAGAGCAAGAGCCTCGTGGTGAACGTGCTCGACGAGGCCGCCGCCGAGACCGTCGAGGCGGCCGGCGCCGAGGCGAGAGTCGTGGCGAACTCCCTCGCCGAGCTGAAGAGCGCGCGCACCACCCTCACGCAGGACGCGACCATCCCGGGTACCTCCTGGGTGACCGACCCGACCACCAACAAGGTCGTGGTCACCGCGGACCGCACGGTCTCCGAGGCCGAGTGGGCCACCCTGACGAAGGTCGTCGACGGGCTCGGGGCCAAGGCCGAACTCCAGCGCACCAAGGATGAGTTCAAGACCTTCGTCGCGGGCGGCGACGCCATCACCGGAAACGGCGGGCGCTGCTCGCTCGGCTTCAACGTGACCAAGGGCGGCGAGCCGTTCTTCCTCACCGCCGGGCACTGCACCGAGGGTATCTCCACGTGGTCGGACTCCTCCGGCACCGTGATCGGCGAGAACGAGGCGTCCAGCTTCCCGGGCGACGACTACGGCCTGGTCAAGTACACCGCCGACGTGGACCGTCCGAGCGAGGTGAACCTCTATGACGGCTCCACGCAGGCGATCTCCGGCGCCGCCGAGGCCACCGTCGGCATGCAGGTCACCCGCAGCGGCTCCACGACCCAGGTGCACTCCGGCACGGTCACGGGCCTGGACGCTACCGTGAACTACGGCAACGGCGACATCGTCAACGGCCTGATCCAGACCGACGTCTGCGCCGAGCCGGGCGACAGCGGCGGCTCGCTCTTCTCGGGCAGCAGCGCGGTGGGTCTCACCTCCGGCGGCAGCGGCAACTGCACCTCCGGCGGTACGACCTTCTTCCAGTCGGTGACGGAGGCCCTCTCGGCGACCGGCACCCGGATCGGCTGA
- a CDS encoding esterase/lipase family protein translates to MLPWKRVARPLAALLLAAAAVTVPTTGAHAAASSSSGWNDYTCKPSAAHPRPVVLVHGTFGNSVDNWLGLAPYLKHRGYCVFSLDYGQLAGVPLFHGLGPIERSAEQLDAFVDKVLAATGATKADLVGHSQGGMMPRYYLKFLGGADEVNALVGIAPSNHGTTLGGLTNLLPYFPGAGDLLNETTPALAQQITGSAFLTKLNAGGDTVPGVRYTVLATRYDEVVTPYRSQYLSGPNVRNVLLQDLCPLDLSEHLAIALFDRIAFHEVANALDPANARPTTCASVFS, encoded by the coding sequence ATGCTGCCCTGGAAGCGAGTGGCCAGACCGCTGGCCGCACTCCTGCTGGCCGCCGCGGCCGTCACCGTCCCCACCACCGGTGCCCACGCCGCGGCTTCATCCAGCTCGGGCTGGAACGACTACACCTGCAAGCCGTCCGCCGCCCACCCCCGCCCCGTCGTCCTGGTCCACGGCACCTTCGGGAACTCCGTCGACAACTGGCTGGGCCTCGCGCCCTATCTGAAGCACCGCGGCTACTGCGTCTTCTCCCTCGACTACGGTCAGCTCGCCGGTGTCCCCCTCTTCCACGGCCTCGGCCCCATCGAGCGGTCCGCGGAACAACTCGACGCCTTCGTCGACAAGGTGCTCGCCGCGACCGGCGCCACCAAGGCCGACCTCGTCGGGCACTCGCAGGGCGGCATGATGCCCCGCTACTACCTCAAGTTCCTCGGCGGGGCCGACGAGGTGAACGCCCTCGTCGGGATCGCCCCCAGCAACCACGGCACCACCCTCGGCGGCCTCACCAACCTGCTGCCCTACTTCCCGGGCGCCGGGGACCTGCTGAACGAGACCACCCCCGCCCTCGCCCAGCAGATCACCGGCTCCGCCTTCCTCACCAAGCTGAACGCGGGCGGCGACACCGTGCCCGGCGTCCGCTACACCGTCCTCGCCACCCGGTACGACGAGGTGGTCACCCCCTACCGCAGTCAGTACCTGAGCGGACCGAACGTACGCAACGTCCTGCTCCAGGACCTGTGCCCGCTCGACCTGTCCGAGCATCTGGCGATCGCGCTGTTCGACCGGATCGCCTTCCACGAAGTCGCCAACGCCCTCGATCCGGCCAACGCCCGACCCACCACCTGCGCTTCGGTGTTCAGCTGA
- a CDS encoding lytic polysaccharide monooxygenase, with product MTARRKAAVAAVGIVPLALTGLSAAPAAAHGSMGDPVSRVAQCFAEGPESPKSAACQAAVAAGGTQALYDWNGVRIGDAGGRHEELIPDGKLCSANNEAFKGLDLVRDDWPTTAVSSGSYTFKYRVTAPHKGTFEVYITKPGYDPSKPLGWGDLDLANPVATSTDPAASGGFYTFTGTLPERSGKQLLYAVWQRSDSPEAFYSCSDVTFGGTSGSTANKNTAGSGAASGGDTPKSAAAPAPAASAPSEEQVEEGAEKSTIENHGHGDDDPHTTAQPTPAADGTTGDTTDDGSGAAAGDAPDDTTEAAPNQPKAAGASENLAETGGDGNTPYLMVGGAATLALGSAALFASNRRRTASGRNGR from the coding sequence ATGACCGCACGCCGCAAGGCCGCCGTCGCCGCCGTCGGTATCGTCCCGCTCGCCCTGACCGGGCTGTCCGCCGCACCGGCGGCCGCGCACGGTTCGATGGGCGACCCGGTCAGCAGGGTCGCGCAGTGCTTCGCCGAGGGACCGGAGAGCCCGAAGTCGGCGGCGTGCCAGGCGGCGGTCGCGGCCGGCGGCACCCAGGCGCTCTACGACTGGAACGGCGTGCGCATCGGCGACGCGGGCGGACGCCACGAGGAGCTCATCCCCGACGGCAAGCTCTGCAGTGCGAACAACGAGGCGTTCAAGGGACTCGACCTGGTCCGCGACGACTGGCCGACCACTGCGGTGAGCAGCGGCTCGTACACCTTCAAGTACCGGGTGACCGCCCCTCACAAGGGCACCTTCGAGGTGTACATCACCAAGCCCGGCTACGACCCGTCCAAGCCGCTGGGCTGGGGCGACCTGGATCTGGCGAACCCGGTGGCGACCTCCACCGACCCGGCCGCCTCCGGCGGTTTCTACACGTTCACCGGCACCCTCCCCGAGCGCTCCGGCAAGCAGCTGCTGTACGCGGTGTGGCAGCGCTCGGACAGCCCGGAGGCGTTCTACTCCTGCTCGGACGTCACGTTCGGCGGGACGAGCGGAAGCACCGCGAACAAGAACACCGCCGGCAGCGGCGCCGCGTCCGGCGGCGACACGCCCAAGAGCGCGGCCGCCCCGGCGCCGGCCGCCTCCGCCCCCTCCGAGGAGCAGGTCGAGGAGGGCGCCGAGAAGTCGACCATCGAGAACCACGGGCACGGGGACGACGACCCGCACACCACGGCACAGCCGACCCCGGCGGCCGACGGCACCACCGGTGACACCACGGACGACGGCTCCGGCGCGGCGGCCGGCGACGCCCCCGACGACACCACCGAGGCCGCCCCCAACCAGCCCAAGGCGGCCGGTGCTTCGGAGAACCTCGCGGAGACCGGGGGCGATGGGAACACCCCGTACCTGATGGTCGGCGGAGCCGCGACGCTGGCGCTCGGTTCGGCGGCGCTGTTCGCCTCCAACCGGCGGCGCACGGCGAGCGGACGCAACGGTCGCTGA
- a CDS encoding class I SAM-dependent methyltransferase codes for MTDESDVTGTAGVDWDLAAAAFDEEPDHGLRDPRVREAWAGRLRSWLPARAGDVLDLGCGTGSLSLLAAAQGHRVTGVDRSPAMVALAREKLAGRDAVFLVGDAAAPPTRERRHDVVLVRHVLWTLPDPARVLRHWRGLLRPGGRLVLVEGVWGTVSPVGIPVDRLTSLLAPFAGHLRVERLSDETALWGREVGDERYVVVATPE; via the coding sequence ATGACCGACGAGAGTGACGTCACGGGCACGGCGGGTGTCGACTGGGACCTGGCGGCCGCGGCCTTCGACGAGGAACCGGATCACGGGCTGCGCGATCCCCGGGTGCGCGAGGCCTGGGCCGGGCGGCTGCGTTCCTGGCTGCCCGCCCGGGCGGGCGATGTCCTGGACCTCGGCTGCGGCACCGGCAGCCTGTCCCTGCTCGCCGCAGCGCAGGGACACCGGGTGACCGGAGTCGACCGGTCCCCGGCCATGGTGGCGCTCGCCCGGGAGAAGCTCGCCGGACGTGACGCGGTGTTCCTCGTCGGTGACGCCGCGGCGCCACCGACGAGGGAGCGGCGTCACGACGTCGTTCTCGTACGGCATGTGCTGTGGACGCTGCCCGATCCGGCCCGGGTGCTGCGGCACTGGCGGGGGCTGCTGCGTCCCGGCGGCCGGCTGGTGCTGGTCGAAGGAGTGTGGGGCACGGTGAGCCCCGTCGGCATACCGGTGGACCGGCTCACCTCGCTCCTCGCCCCGTTCGCCGGACACCTGCGGGTCGAGAGGTTGTCGGACGAGACGGCACTGTGGGGGAGGGAGGTGGGCGACGAACGGTACGTGGTGGTCGCGACGCCGGAGTGA
- a CDS encoding DUF402 domain-containing protein: MSANSAEGPARVEVVLVKAGRTKIRYPADLLSDDGARITVRAPWAGDGTRDFGFVRFEPGDVFTEHYWRDRWYSVKEVRTAGGTLKGHYCDITRPAVLTGTELVVEDLDLDLWRSADGTDVRRLDEDEFAASGLPETDPRAAAAAVAALDELETRAREDRFDALLS; this comes from the coding sequence ATGTCCGCGAACTCGGCTGAGGGCCCCGCACGCGTCGAGGTCGTCCTCGTCAAGGCGGGCCGCACCAAGATCCGCTATCCCGCCGACCTCCTCTCCGACGACGGCGCCCGCATCACCGTGCGCGCCCCCTGGGCGGGCGACGGCACCCGTGACTTCGGCTTCGTCCGCTTCGAACCCGGTGACGTCTTCACCGAGCACTACTGGCGCGACCGGTGGTACTCCGTGAAGGAGGTGCGCACCGCCGGGGGCACCCTCAAGGGCCACTACTGCGACATCACCCGCCCGGCCGTGCTCACCGGTACGGAGCTGGTGGTCGAGGACCTCGACCTGGACCTGTGGCGCTCCGCCGACGGCACGGACGTACGGCGGCTCGACGAGGACGAGTTCGCGGCGAGCGGCCTCCCGGAGACGGACCCCCGTGCGGCGGCCGCCGCCGTCGCCGCCCTCGACGAACTGGAGACCCGGGCCCGCGAGGACCGCTTCGACGCGCTCCTGAGCTGA
- a CDS encoding GNAT family N-acetyltransferase, with protein sequence MAIIVRDLRPEVRADAEGFSRVRRLAVPFMLSTPESVLHHLRRSHPDAHFGQLVAEEDGEIIGVVQLSLAHDSPEPGQGSASVYVRADRGRRGAGSLLLRAVEERLAALGAHKVYTWVMDAPDNRAFAERRGYRAGRSAYFLRLDLTNGILPPLQDPPPGVELRTGADFADDPHPLFVLDAETSSDEPSDIDTEPTDYGAWLEETWRHPLLDPALTTVAVVDGAPAAFTAVHTDGDGRYGTAMTGTARVHRGRGLAKLAKNASLHRARAAGCTEAFTGNDTGNEPMIAINKWFGYEICATEVRHVRELG encoded by the coding sequence ATGGCCATCATCGTGCGCGACCTGCGCCCCGAAGTCCGAGCCGACGCCGAGGGGTTCTCCCGTGTGCGCAGGCTCGCCGTCCCCTTCATGTTGTCCACCCCCGAGTCCGTGCTGCACCATCTGCGGCGCTCCCACCCCGACGCCCACTTCGGGCAGCTCGTCGCCGAGGAGGACGGGGAGATCATCGGTGTCGTCCAGCTCAGCCTCGCCCACGACAGCCCGGAGCCCGGCCAGGGCTCCGCCAGCGTCTACGTACGGGCGGACAGGGGCCGGCGCGGCGCCGGGTCGCTGCTGCTGCGCGCCGTCGAGGAACGCCTGGCCGCCCTCGGCGCCCACAAGGTCTACACCTGGGTCATGGACGCGCCGGACAACCGCGCCTTCGCCGAGCGGCGCGGCTACCGGGCCGGCCGGTCCGCGTACTTCCTGCGGCTGGACCTGACGAACGGCATCCTGCCGCCGCTCCAGGATCCGCCGCCCGGCGTCGAACTGCGCACCGGCGCCGACTTCGCCGACGATCCGCACCCGCTGTTCGTCCTGGACGCGGAGACCTCGTCGGACGAACCGAGCGACATCGACACCGAGCCCACCGACTACGGGGCATGGCTCGAGGAGACCTGGCGGCACCCGTTGCTCGACCCCGCCCTGACCACGGTCGCGGTGGTCGACGGCGCCCCCGCCGCCTTCACCGCGGTCCACACCGACGGTGACGGCCGCTACGGCACCGCCATGACCGGCACCGCCCGCGTCCACCGCGGCCGGGGCCTGGCCAAACTCGCCAAGAACGCCTCCCTGCACCGCGCCCGCGCCGCCGGGTGCACGGAGGCCTTCACGGGCAACGACACCGGGAACGAACCGATGATCGCGATCAACAAGTGGTTCGGCTACGAAATCTGCGCAACGGAGGTACGCCATGTCCGCGAACTCGGCTGA
- a CDS encoding GntR family transcriptional regulator, with translation MTLKIHIDDSAPPYEQVRARISEQARSGALPVGYRLPTVRGLAETLGLAANTVAKAYRALEADGVIETRGRNGTFVAAAGSAAERETASAAQAYAERVRRLGLSEEAALAAVRDALRAAYGG, from the coding sequence GTGACCCTGAAGATCCATATCGACGACAGCGCGCCCCCGTACGAGCAGGTGCGGGCGCGGATCTCCGAGCAGGCGCGGTCGGGAGCCCTGCCGGTGGGCTACCGGCTGCCGACGGTGCGGGGCCTGGCCGAGACGCTCGGCCTCGCCGCGAACACGGTGGCCAAGGCCTACCGCGCGCTGGAGGCGGACGGCGTGATCGAGACCCGCGGCCGCAACGGCACGTTCGTCGCCGCCGCGGGGTCGGCCGCGGAGCGGGAGACGGCGTCGGCGGCCCAGGCCTACGCGGAGCGGGTGCGGCGGCTCGGGCTGAGCGAGGAAGCGGCCCTGGCCGCCGTACGGGACGCGCTGCGGGCGGCCTACGGGGGATGA
- a CDS encoding polysaccharide deacetylase family protein, which produces MTDERVPILMYHSVAAEPNDATRALSVTPQAFAGQMAVLAERGLTPVDTAELAACWRTGRPLPARPVLVTFDDGYEGVHRHALPVLARHGFPATLFVSTGWLRGPHDTGGGLDTMLDWDQVRELADAGVEIGGHSHSHPQLDQLDDRRLRSELILCKEIISDQLSRTPASFAYPYGYSSRRVREAVRETGYAQALAVGNGLARRAQGPYALRRVTVRRSTDTAEFERLVEGRALSRVFVRDRALTKGYAVVRRARHARRLAAPGRR; this is translated from the coding sequence GTGACTGACGAACGCGTCCCGATCCTCATGTACCACTCGGTGGCCGCCGAGCCCAACGACGCCACCCGCGCGCTGTCCGTGACCCCGCAGGCGTTCGCCGGGCAGATGGCGGTGCTCGCCGAGCGGGGCCTCACTCCCGTGGACACGGCGGAACTGGCCGCCTGCTGGCGCACGGGACGCCCGCTGCCCGCGCGACCGGTGCTCGTCACGTTCGACGACGGCTACGAGGGCGTGCACCGGCACGCCCTGCCCGTGCTCGCCCGGCACGGCTTCCCGGCCACCCTGTTCGTCTCCACCGGATGGCTCCGGGGGCCGCACGACACCGGCGGCGGCCTGGACACCATGCTGGACTGGGACCAGGTGCGCGAACTGGCCGACGCGGGTGTGGAGATCGGCGGCCACAGCCACAGCCACCCGCAGCTCGACCAGCTCGACGACCGGCGGCTGCGCTCCGAACTGATCCTCTGCAAGGAGATCATCTCGGACCAACTGAGCCGCACGCCCGCCTCGTTCGCCTATCCCTACGGCTACTCCAGCCGCCGGGTGCGGGAGGCGGTGCGGGAGACGGGGTACGCGCAGGCCCTCGCCGTCGGCAACGGTCTCGCCCGCCGGGCCCAGGGGCCGTACGCGCTGCGGCGCGTCACGGTGCGCCGGTCGACGGACACCGCCGAGTTCGAACGGCTGGTGGAAGGCCGCGCCCTCAGCCGCGTGTTCGTCCGGGACCGGGCCCTGACCAAGGGGTACGCGGTGGTCCGCCGGGCGCGGCACGCGCGGCGGCTGGCGGCGCCCGGCCGCCGGTGA
- a CDS encoding glycosyltransferase — MSDTGISVVICAYTEDRWEDVLAAVASVRAQSRPALETLLVVDHHQGLLDRLGKEYQDTDDVRVLANAGPRGLSAGRNTGIAASRGEIVAFLDDDAVAERDWLRHFAEGYADPRVMAVGGRTEPLWASGRRPSWFPEEFDWVVGCTYRGLPRGRVRVRNVLGGNASFRRSAFDAAGGFATGIGRDGDKRPLGGEETELCIRLSRARPDAVLLIDDRAVIHHRVPPVRERFRYFRTRTYAEGLSKALVARSVGAGKGLESERRYTTRVLPAGVVRGLRDALLARPGGAGRAGAIVAGVLTAAGGYVVGSVRARRGGVTFSVADVGGEARRAGEHPGGEQGGARGRGD; from the coding sequence TTGAGCGACACCGGCATCTCGGTCGTGATCTGCGCCTACACCGAGGACCGCTGGGAGGACGTCCTCGCGGCGGTCGCCTCGGTGCGGGCGCAGTCCCGGCCGGCCCTGGAGACCCTGCTGGTCGTTGACCACCACCAGGGTCTGCTGGACCGTCTGGGCAAGGAGTACCAGGACACCGACGACGTGCGGGTGCTCGCCAACGCGGGCCCCCGCGGTCTGTCCGCCGGCCGCAACACCGGCATCGCCGCCTCGCGCGGTGAGATCGTCGCGTTCCTCGACGACGACGCCGTGGCCGAACGCGACTGGCTCAGGCACTTCGCCGAGGGCTACGCCGATCCGCGGGTGATGGCGGTCGGCGGGCGCACCGAGCCCCTCTGGGCGTCGGGGCGGCGCCCCTCCTGGTTCCCCGAGGAGTTCGACTGGGTGGTGGGCTGCACGTACCGGGGGCTGCCGCGCGGACGGGTGCGGGTGCGCAACGTCCTCGGCGGCAACGCCTCCTTCCGGCGCAGCGCCTTCGACGCCGCGGGCGGCTTCGCCACCGGTATCGGGCGGGACGGCGACAAGCGCCCGCTGGGCGGGGAGGAGACGGAGTTGTGCATCCGCCTCAGCCGCGCCCGGCCCGACGCGGTCCTGCTGATCGACGACCGTGCGGTGATCCACCACCGGGTGCCCCCGGTCCGCGAGCGCTTCCGCTACTTCCGCACCCGCACCTACGCCGAGGGGCTGTCCAAGGCGCTGGTGGCGCGGAGCGTCGGCGCCGGGAAGGGACTGGAGTCGGAACGCCGGTACACCACGCGTGTCCTGCCGGCCGGGGTGGTCCGGGGGCTGCGCGACGCCCTGCTGGCCCGGCCGGGCGGCGCGGGACGCGCGGGCGCGATCGTCGCCGGGGTGCTCACGGCGGCGGGCGGGTACGTGGTGGGGAGCGTGCGGGCCCGGCGGGGCGGGGTCACGTTCTCCGTGGCCGACGTCGGCGGCGAGGCCCGCCGTGCCGGGGAGCACCCGGGCGGGGAGCAGGGAGGTGCCCGTGGCCGAGGTGACTGA
- a CDS encoding glycosyltransferase family 2 protein has product MSSVLQPATADENPPATGKYRPVSSHLAIAPPVSVVIPAMNEAENLPYVFKTLPDWVHEVVLVDGNSTDDTVEVARELWPDVKVVEQRGKGKGDALNTGFQACTGDIIVMVDADGSADGNEIVSYVSALVSGADFAKGSRFANGGGTDDMTFIRKLGNRVLCGVVNRKFGARYTDLCYGYNAFWRHCLDKIDLDCTGFEVETLMNIRVVKAGLRVQEIPSHEYLRIHGTSNLRAVRDGFRVLGVILGERSNRRALRRRPRHSPLLETVRGKVS; this is encoded by the coding sequence ATGAGTTCCGTTCTGCAGCCGGCGACCGCGGACGAGAATCCGCCGGCCACCGGAAAGTACCGGCCCGTCTCCTCGCACCTGGCCATCGCACCGCCGGTGAGCGTGGTGATCCCGGCCATGAACGAGGCGGAGAACCTGCCGTACGTCTTCAAGACGCTTCCCGACTGGGTCCACGAAGTGGTTCTGGTCGACGGCAACTCCACCGACGACACCGTCGAAGTGGCCCGCGAGCTGTGGCCGGACGTCAAGGTCGTCGAACAGCGCGGGAAGGGCAAGGGGGACGCCCTGAACACCGGGTTCCAGGCCTGCACCGGCGACATCATCGTGATGGTCGACGCGGACGGCTCGGCCGACGGCAACGAGATCGTGTCGTACGTCTCCGCCCTCGTCTCGGGCGCCGACTTCGCCAAGGGGTCCCGCTTCGCCAACGGCGGCGGCACCGACGACATGACCTTCATCCGCAAGCTCGGCAACCGGGTCCTGTGCGGTGTCGTCAACCGCAAGTTCGGCGCCCGCTACACCGACCTCTGCTACGGCTACAACGCCTTCTGGCGGCACTGCCTGGACAAGATCGACCTCGACTGCACCGGCTTCGAGGTCGAGACCCTGATGAACATCCGGGTCGTCAAGGCCGGGCTGAGAGTGCAGGAGATACCCAGCCACGAGTACCTGCGCATCCACGGCACGAGCAATCTGCGGGCCGTGCGGGACGGGTTCCGCGTCCTCGGGGTCATCCTCGGGGAACGCTCCAACCGGCGGGCCCTGCGCCGCCGTCCGCGTCACTCGCCGCTGCTCGAAACGGTCCGGGGGAAGGTGTCTTGA
- a CDS encoding SGNH/GDSL hydrolase family protein gives MRRSRLSVLLGSLLLAVATALTGAATAQASPQAAAGYVALGDSYSSGVGAGSYIGSSGDCKRSTKAHPYLWAAANSPSSFDFTACSGARTDDVVSGQLGPLSATTGLVSISVGGNDAGFADVMTTCVLQSESTCLSRIATARAYVQSTLPGRLDSVYSAIRTRAPNAHVVVLGYPRFYQLGTSCVGLSEAKRKAINDAADLLATTIAQRARAHAFTFGDVRTAFTGHEICSANSWLHSVNWLNIGESYHPKAAGQSGGYLPVLNSAA, from the coding sequence ATGAGACGTTCCCGGCTTTCCGTCCTTCTCGGCTCACTCCTCCTCGCCGTCGCCACCGCCCTCACCGGGGCAGCCACGGCGCAGGCTTCCCCACAGGCCGCCGCCGGCTATGTGGCGCTCGGCGACTCCTACTCCTCCGGCGTCGGAGCCGGCAGCTACATCGGCTCCAGCGGCGACTGCAAGCGCAGCACGAAGGCCCACCCCTACCTCTGGGCCGCCGCCAACTCCCCCTCGTCCTTCGACTTCACCGCCTGCTCGGGCGCACGGACCGATGACGTCGTCTCCGGGCAGCTCGGCCCGCTCAGCGCCACCACCGGACTCGTCTCGATCAGCGTGGGCGGCAACGACGCCGGTTTCGCCGACGTCATGACGACCTGTGTGCTCCAGTCCGAAAGCACCTGCCTCTCGCGGATCGCCACCGCGCGGGCGTACGTCCAGTCGACGCTGCCCGGCCGGCTCGACAGCGTCTACTCCGCCATCCGCACCCGGGCCCCGAACGCCCATGTCGTCGTCCTCGGCTACCCCCGCTTCTACCAGCTCGGCACGTCCTGCGTCGGCCTCTCCGAGGCCAAGCGGAAGGCGATCAACGACGCGGCCGACCTCCTCGCCACCACCATCGCCCAGCGCGCCCGCGCACACGCCTTCACCTTCGGCGACGTGCGCACCGCCTTCACCGGCCACGAGATCTGCTCCGCCAACTCCTGGCTGCACAGCGTGAACTGGCTCAACATCGGTGAGTCCTACCACCCGAAGGCGGCCGGCCAGTCCGGCGGCTACCTCCCGGTGCTCAACAGCGCGGCCTGA